A portion of the Paucilactobacillus hokkaidonensis JCM 18461 genome contains these proteins:
- a CDS encoding response regulator transcription factor has translation MSRILIIEDEENLARFVELELKHEGYDTVVALDGREGLEAALNQNFDVILLDLMLPELNGIEVARRVREEKSTPIIMMTARDSVIDRVSGLDHGADDYIVKPFAIEELLARVRALLRRIDIVGAQGGVHQTTVSYKDLTIEKENRIVRRGNEVINLTKREYELLLILMENVNVVMARDVLLNRVWGYESQVETNVVDVYIRYLRNKIDRMGEKSYIQTVRGTGYVIRS, from the coding sequence ATGAGTCGTATTTTAATTATTGAAGATGAAGAGAATCTAGCACGGTTTGTGGAGCTAGAATTAAAACATGAAGGTTACGATACTGTTGTCGCTTTAGATGGCCGTGAAGGACTAGAAGCCGCATTAAATCAGAATTTTGATGTTATTTTGTTAGATTTAATGTTGCCGGAATTAAATGGTATTGAAGTAGCCCGACGTGTTCGTGAAGAAAAGAGCACTCCAATTATTATGATGACCGCGCGAGATTCTGTTATTGATCGTGTTTCTGGTCTTGATCACGGTGCCGATGACTATATTGTAAAGCCTTTTGCCATTGAAGAATTATTAGCTCGGGTTCGAGCATTATTACGACGAATTGACATTGTAGGCGCTCAAGGCGGCGTACACCAAACTACAGTTAGTTATAAAGATTTAACGATTGAAAAAGAGAATCGAATTGTGCGACGTGGTAATGAAGTTATTAATTTAACTAAACGTGAGTACGAATTACTATTAATTTTGATGGAAAATGTAAATGTTGTTATGGCTCGCGATGTTTTGCTTAACCGCGTTTGGGGTTATGAATCACAAGTAGAAACCAATGTAGTTGATGTTTACATTCGTTATTTACGTAATAAAATCGATCGAATGGGTGAAAAGAGTTACATTCAAACTGTTCGTGGAACTGGTTATGTAATTCGATCTTAA
- a CDS encoding HAMP domain-containing sensor histidine kinase, whose translation MKPQKDTKKTEYRLSLKVKWALGTALGALLIFAGLTFVLFHTFTQDLLEQERQDVNQSLVAINQHLNGEKNKLTKTKINRSIQPEGLLSGSNKSPSKIYGSSVTRGLSAPDMIVRIYGLNGKLLFSTGKQVSKFNASSKKSVKLAAGTKHKVLLGSMPIVSTKTHHKIGYLQVENKLTTYYQDFNRLLIISGLVLILVVIASGLLGYILSYFLLRPIDDIHDTLTAIRDDPTDDRRVPELHRHDELSDLGEMFNEMLDRMQRYIEQQSQFVEDVSHELRTPVAIIQGHMEMLNRWGKDDPKILSESLDASLKETKRMKDLVQEMLDLSRAEQVEINFRDEKTDVGKVVHQVFNNFKMIHPDFTFVLDDDLKETLIVPIYRDHFEQVLIILCDNAVKYSTKRKEIHLSLSRTLNKVEVGVQDFGEGIEQADMNKVFNRFYRVDKARSRKKGGNGLGLSIAKRLVEGYHGDITLESSAGYGSLFRITLPVVDEDVLRLDS comes from the coding sequence GTGAAACCACAAAAGGACACTAAAAAAACTGAATATCGATTATCATTGAAAGTTAAATGGGCATTGGGGACGGCTTTAGGGGCGTTACTAATTTTTGCTGGTTTAACTTTTGTTTTATTTCATACATTTACGCAAGATTTATTGGAACAGGAACGACAAGATGTTAATCAATCCTTGGTGGCTATCAATCAGCACTTAAATGGTGAAAAAAATAAGCTGACTAAGACTAAAATTAATCGATCAATTCAGCCAGAGGGATTGTTGAGTGGCTCAAATAAGTCTCCTAGCAAAATTTATGGGTCAAGTGTCACTAGGGGACTTAGCGCACCAGATATGATTGTCCGCATTTATGGTTTGAATGGTAAATTACTATTTAGTACGGGCAAACAGGTCTCTAAATTTAATGCTAGTAGCAAGAAGTCAGTTAAATTGGCTGCCGGAACTAAACATAAGGTTTTACTAGGCTCAATGCCCATAGTTTCAACAAAGACGCATCATAAAATTGGCTATTTACAAGTTGAAAACAAATTAACTACCTATTATCAGGATTTTAATCGATTATTAATAATTTCTGGATTAGTACTAATATTGGTTGTAATTGCTAGTGGCCTGCTTGGCTATATTCTATCGTATTTTCTACTGCGACCAATTGACGATATTCATGATACATTGACTGCTATTCGAGATGATCCGACTGATGATCGTCGAGTTCCTGAGCTACATCGACATGATGAATTATCAGATTTAGGTGAGATGTTTAATGAAATGTTAGATCGAATGCAGCGCTATATTGAGCAGCAGTCACAGTTTGTGGAAGATGTCTCGCATGAGTTGAGAACTCCTGTAGCAATTATTCAAGGGCACATGGAGATGCTTAATCGTTGGGGTAAAGATGATCCTAAAATTTTAAGTGAGTCACTTGATGCGTCCTTAAAAGAAACCAAGCGAATGAAAGATTTAGTTCAAGAAATGCTCGATCTGAGCCGTGCTGAACAAGTTGAAATTAATTTTCGCGATGAAAAAACGGATGTTGGAAAAGTGGTTCACCAAGTATTCAATAATTTCAAAATGATTCATCCTGATTTCACCTTTGTATTGGATGATGATTTAAAGGAAACGTTGATCGTCCCAATCTATCGGGACCACTTTGAACAAGTCTTGATTATTTTGTGTGATAATGCGGTTAAGTATTCAACAAAACGTAAAGAAATCCACTTGTCATTGTCACGGACATTAAACAAAGTTGAGGTTGGTGTACAGGACTTTGGCGAGGGGATTGAACAGGCTGATATGAATAAAGTGTTCAATCGGTTTTATCGTGTGGATAAAGCACGAAGCCGTAAAAAAGGTGGCAACGGACTTGGCTTGTCAATTGCTAAGCGGCTAGTAGAAGGGTATCACGGAGATATCACACTAGAAAGTTCGGCTGGTTATGGTTCGTTATTCAGAATTACGCTGCCAGTTGTTGATGAGGATGTTT